Sequence from the Thalassoglobus sp. JC818 genome:
TCCTGCTCCACTGGTTGCCTGATAAGTGCTGACGATCACCCGTTTGACGACTGCAGCATCGTGAAGTGGTTTCAAAGCCACGACCATCTGGGTCGTTGAGCAGTTCGGGCTGGCGATGATGCCGGTGGCGTCGAGAGCAGCTTGCGGGTTCACTTCCGGAATGACGAGCGCGACTCCGTCTTTCATGCGCCAGTATCCGGATTCGTCGATGACGCGGCAGCCTGCTTCGACGGCGGCAGGCAAATACTCAGCGGCAATGTCGTCCGGAGTCGAAGCGATCACCAGATCTGATCCGGCAAAGCAGTCTTTGGTCAGTTCTTCGATGGTGTACTTTTGGCCACGAAATGTGATCTGCTGACCCGCCGAACGCGCCGAAGCGATGAAGCGAAACGTCGCTGCAGGAAATTTCCGTTCTTCCAGCAATTGCCTCATGATCTGACCGACGGCACCGGTGGCGCCCACAATGGCAACATTTTGAAACACGGATCAACCTCGACTTGCAGCTACTTAGCTTTTGAAGGATGGAATATTAGAGTGGTCGCATTTTCGCGACGAGAGCGAACATCATAGACCGGGACAAGTGGCCTCTGCAAATTGTTCGCGATCAATCCCTTCTGTTGAGAAACGATAGTGCTGCGAATTCCGTTCGCTCAGGCTGTGAGGTCGCGGAAACCCCAGCGACTCCGGTCTTGCGGTCATGAAGCCGGAACCTCTACAATCGCTAAAACTTAAGAGAATTATCCAGTGTCAGATCATATCAAGCGGATCGCCGTATTGGGGGCAACCGGTTCGATTGGAACCAGTTGTCTCGATGTAGTGCGCGCCCATCGGGATGAAATGTCGGTGGAATTACTGTCCGCTCACACTCAGTGGCAACTGGTGGCAGAGCAAGCTGCAGAATTCCTGCCGCGCACGGTCGTGCTGACCGGAATTGACCGAAATTCGATCCCCGGCAACGCTTTTCCCCCTCAAGTGAACGTCGAATTCGGGGAAGATTGCCTCGCAAACGCCATTGCTCACTCGGATGCTGAGGTCGTCATCACCGGCATTGTGGGAGCAGCGGGGCTGCGTGGAACTTGGGCTGCGATCGAGGCGGGAAAAACGATCGGGCTGGCCAATAAAGAAACACTGGTTGTCGCTGGGAAACTGGTGACCGACAAAGCTGCCGAAACCGGCGCGACGCTGATTCCCGTCGACAGCGAACACTCTGCGATCTTTCAGTCACTTCAGTCCGGCCGGGCGGAAGAGGTGTCGCGAATCATTCTCACGGCCAGTGGAGGACCATTCCGCACGTGGTCTCGAGAGCAACTGGCGCAGGTCACTTGTGCCGATGCTCTGAGTCATCCAACCTGGGAAATGGGTCGGAAAATCACTGTCGATTCTGCGACGATGATGAACAAAGCTCTGGAAGTGATTGAAGCACGGTGGTTATTCGGCCTGCCTTCTGAACAGATTGACGTTGTCGTACATCCTCAGTCGGTCGTCCACTCGATGGTAGAGTTTGTGGATGGCTCGGTCATCGCACAATTATCTCCCCCAGATATGAAATTGCCGATACAATATGCCATTACCTGGCCCGCACGAGTGGCTGGTGCCAGTCCGAAACTGGATTTATCGGAAACATTTTCACTTGATTTTCAACCCCCTGATCTCGAACGATTCCCGGCGTTATCGTTAGGATTTGAGGTTGCTGAGCGCGGCGGAACTTCCGGAGCAGTTTTGAATGCTGCCAACGAAGTGGCTGTCGAACGTTTTCTTTCTGAAACACTGACTTTTACCGACATCCCGCGACTCTGTCGCGAGATTCTGAATGCCCACGATTTCGACAGCCAGCCGGAGTTGGATGAGTTGCTCGAACTCGATCATTGGGCGCGCCAGGAGGCTTTGAATTGGATACCGTCGTCGCCGCCACACTCGCACTCTTTAGCGTCTCGGCACTGCTAAACATCTTTATCGCTGCCGCCGGACTTGGTCTGGTGATCTTCTTCCACGAGCTCGGCCACTTCCTCGTTGCGAAGTGGTGCGGAGTTTACGTGGAACGCTTCAGTATCGGATTCGGTCAGCCAATCCTCGCCAAAAAGTGGGGTGAGACCGAATACTGGCTGGGCTGGGCTCCTTTCGGGGGCTACGTCAAAATGCTCGGACAGGATGACATGGACCCGGGGCAAATGACTGACGATCAGATCAGTGCTGATCCCCGATCCTATACGTCAAAGACAGTCCCGCAGCGGATGGCAATTATTTCCGCCGGGGTGATCATGAACATCATCACCGGGTTTCTGTTCTTCGCAATCGCATTTAACAGCGGCGTTGAAACAACTGATCGTGTGATTGGGCACGTGCAAGTTGGAATGCCGGGATGGCAACACGGAATTCGTTCCGGGGACACAATTACTGCGATCAACGGACGACAGGTGTCTAACTTTGAAGACCTGTTGCGCGGAACTGCTCTTTCTCGTGGACCGATTCGCTTGGAAGGTTTTCACTCGGATGGAGAAACGTTCGACATCGAGCTTGAACCATCAGCGAACGGAATCGTCCGTCAAATCGGAATTGGTCAGGCTCGCAGCCTCGAGGTTCTTCCCGTTCCTGATCCGAAAGCGATTCCCTATGTCTTCCCGGGAACCGCTGCTTCTCGAGCAGAGTTTGAGCCGGGGGACATTATCTCAGCCGTTGACGGAGTCGTGATCAAAGAGTTCAGCGAGCTCGACAAGATTCTCAATGAGAAAGCAGACGAGGCGTTGGGGCTGACAGTCAAACGCAAGAGTGAAGGTGGCGACACTAAAGAAGTCCAGGTCAACTTGCCAGCTGAACAGTTTCTCGGTTTGGGACTTCGCATGGGGATGGGAAAAATCGAAGCCATTCAGCTTGGCTCCGCTGCTGCTGAAGCCGGTCTGAAGAAGGGCGATCTCATCGCCAAAGTCGACGGTCTGGACGTCGGCCACGATATCGATCCTGTTCGACTCACAGAATACTTCTCCGAGCATGCCGGCGAAGAGGTGGAAGTGACCATTTCCCGCGAAGTTTCCGGAGGGGCGCCTCAGGAACTCGTGTTGACTCTGACTCCAAGCGACCGGGCTCCGTGGGCAGAACCACCATTATCAGAAGGGGCTCCCCTTTCTGTTCCGAGCATTGGTGTCGCTTTTCATCTCGTTCCGAATGTTTTCTCAGTCGATGAAGATGGTCCCGCAGCTGGTCAGGGAATCAAACCACGCGATACCATTCACAAAGTGACTCTCATTAGAGCTCCCGGAACGGAGCAGGATGCCCGAACGGACACGCGGTTCGAGATTCCGATCCAAGACAAGAACTGGGCTTACGCGTTCTGGACGATTCAAGAATACACTCGCTCGCGAATCGTGGAACTCACGGTCAGTTCGCCCGAAGATTCGAACGAACACCGGGTTGTTGAAGTGACTCCGAAGGTCGTCGAAGACTGGTATCTTCCGACGACACGCGGACTTCGTTTGAACCAGAATTTGATTACTCTCAAGGCAGACAGCGTTCAAAACGCATTCGCAATGGCAGGACGTTACACCATTACCTCTATCGAAGACATTTACCTGACCCTCCGCGGGTTGTTGACCGGGGATATCTCTCCTAAGGGGTTAAGCGGTCCGATCAATATCGCCAAGCTGGCCTATGGGTTCGCGGATTTGGGGATTGGGGACTTCCTGCGTTTTCTCGGACTGATCAGTGTGAACCTGGCTGTGATCAACTTCCTGCCGATTCCAGTGCTCGATGGCGGTCACATGGTCTTTCTCATTTGGGAAGCTGTCACACGGAAAAAGCCCAGCGAGATGGTTGTTGCAACCGCCACTTACTTTGGAATGGCATTCGTCCTGGGTCTGATGATATTCGTGATCTATCTCGACCTGTTCGTTTCAAAAATTTAAGCCGGAAGAGCGTCACTCGTGAGGTTCGTTCGGGGCGACCTGAACAAGTTCATTTCTGAGCTGTTCAACGGCTTCTGAATATTGATTGGACCCGATGAGATTCTCCATCTCATTCGGGTCTTTTTCGTGGTCATAGAGTTCAGTCGCTGTGACGTTTCCGGTTCTCCAGTCACGCCATTCGGTGTAGCGGAATCTTCCATCGGTGACAG
This genomic interval carries:
- a CDS encoding 1-deoxy-D-xylulose-5-phosphate reductoisomerase, which gives rise to MSDHIKRIAVLGATGSIGTSCLDVVRAHRDEMSVELLSAHTQWQLVAEQAAEFLPRTVVLTGIDRNSIPGNAFPPQVNVEFGEDCLANAIAHSDAEVVITGIVGAAGLRGTWAAIEAGKTIGLANKETLVVAGKLVTDKAAETGATLIPVDSEHSAIFQSLQSGRAEEVSRIILTASGGPFRTWSREQLAQVTCADALSHPTWEMGRKITVDSATMMNKALEVIEARWLFGLPSEQIDVVVHPQSVVHSMVEFVDGSVIAQLSPPDMKLPIQYAITWPARVAGASPKLDLSETFSLDFQPPDLERFPALSLGFEVAERGGTSGAVLNAANEVAVERFLSETLTFTDIPRLCREILNAHDFDSQPELDELLELDHWARQEALNWIPSSPPHSHSLASRHC
- a CDS encoding site-2 protease family protein gives rise to the protein MDTVVAATLALFSVSALLNIFIAAAGLGLVIFFHELGHFLVAKWCGVYVERFSIGFGQPILAKKWGETEYWLGWAPFGGYVKMLGQDDMDPGQMTDDQISADPRSYTSKTVPQRMAIISAGVIMNIITGFLFFAIAFNSGVETTDRVIGHVQVGMPGWQHGIRSGDTITAINGRQVSNFEDLLRGTALSRGPIRLEGFHSDGETFDIELEPSANGIVRQIGIGQARSLEVLPVPDPKAIPYVFPGTAASRAEFEPGDIISAVDGVVIKEFSELDKILNEKADEALGLTVKRKSEGGDTKEVQVNLPAEQFLGLGLRMGMGKIEAIQLGSAAAEAGLKKGDLIAKVDGLDVGHDIDPVRLTEYFSEHAGEEVEVTISREVSGGAPQELVLTLTPSDRAPWAEPPLSEGAPLSVPSIGVAFHLVPNVFSVDEDGPAAGQGIKPRDTIHKVTLIRAPGTEQDARTDTRFEIPIQDKNWAYAFWTIQEYTRSRIVELTVSSPEDSNEHRVVEVTPKVVEDWYLPTTRGLRLNQNLITLKADSVQNAFAMAGRYTITSIEDIYLTLRGLLTGDISPKGLSGPINIAKLAYGFADLGIGDFLRFLGLISVNLAVINFLPIPVLDGGHMVFLIWEAVTRKKPSEMVVATATYFGMAFVLGLMIFVIYLDLFVSKI